In Lutra lutra chromosome 6, mLutLut1.2, whole genome shotgun sequence, the following are encoded in one genomic region:
- the MEA1 gene encoding male-enhanced antigen 1 isoform X3 gives MAAVVLGGDTMGPERIFPNQTEELGPHQGPPEGTGDWSSEEPEEEQEETGAGPAGYSYQPLNQEPEQEEVELAPVGDGEDVVADIQDRIQALGLHLPDPPLESEDEEEEGATGLSNHSSIPMDPEHVELVKRTMAGVSLPAPGVPAWAREISDAQWEDVVQKALQARQGAPAWK, from the exons ATGGCAGCAGTAGTTTTAGGGGGAGACACCATGGGCCCCGAGCGTATCTTCCCCAACCAGACTGAGGAACTAGGGCCGCATCAGGGCCCTCCGGAAGGCACTGGGGATTGGAGCAGCGAGGAGCctgaggaagagcaggaggaaaCGGGGGCAGGCCCAGCTGGTTACTCCTATCAGCCCCTGAACCAAGAGCCTGAACAAGAGGAGGTGGAGCTGGCACCGGTGGGGGATGGAGAAGATGTAGTTGCTGATATTCAGGATCGGATCCAG GCCCTGGGGCTTCATTTGCCAGATCCACCATTAGAGAGcgaggatgaagaggaggagggagctaCAGGATTGAGCAACCACAGCTCTATTCCCATGGACCCGG AACATGTGGAGCTGGTGAAAAGGACAATGGCTGGAGTAAGCCTGCCTGCGCCAGGGGTTCCGGCCTGGGCTCGGGAGATATCAGATGCCCAGTGGGAAGATGTGGTACAGAAGGCCCTCCAAGCCCGGCAGGGGGCCCCAGCCTGGAAGTGA
- the MEA1 gene encoding male-enhanced antigen 1 isoform X1, with translation MSTGRGGRTKRRSRSCLAGSEGAGSAAGSERVRREETPAPRIAPARMAAVVLGGDTMGPERIFPNQTEELGPHQGPPEGTGDWSSEEPEEEQEETGAGPAGYSYQPLNQEPEQEEVELAPVGDGEDVVADIQDRIQALGLHLPDPPLESEDEEEEGATGLSNHSSIPMDPEHVELVKRTMAGVSLPAPGVPAWAREISDAQWEDVVQKALQARQGAPAWK, from the exons ATGAgcacggggcggggcgggaggacCAAGCGCCGGAGTAGGTCCTGCCTCGCCGGAAGTGAAGGTGCGGGTTCAGCCGCGGGCTCCGAGCGGGTGAGGCGCGAGGAAACACCGGCGCCTAGAATCG CCCCTGCCCGGATGGCAGCAGTAGTTTTAGGGGGAGACACCATGGGCCCCGAGCGTATCTTCCCCAACCAGACTGAGGAACTAGGGCCGCATCAGGGCCCTCCGGAAGGCACTGGGGATTGGAGCAGCGAGGAGCctgaggaagagcaggaggaaaCGGGGGCAGGCCCAGCTGGTTACTCCTATCAGCCCCTGAACCAAGAGCCTGAACAAGAGGAGGTGGAGCTGGCACCGGTGGGGGATGGAGAAGATGTAGTTGCTGATATTCAGGATCGGATCCAG GCCCTGGGGCTTCATTTGCCAGATCCACCATTAGAGAGcgaggatgaagaggaggagggagctaCAGGATTGAGCAACCACAGCTCTATTCCCATGGACCCGG AACATGTGGAGCTGGTGAAAAGGACAATGGCTGGAGTAAGCCTGCCTGCGCCAGGGGTTCCGGCCTGGGCTCGGGAGATATCAGATGCCCAGTGGGAAGATGTGGTACAGAAGGCCCTCCAAGCCCGGCAGGGGGCCCCAGCCTGGAAGTGA
- the MEA1 gene encoding male-enhanced antigen 1 isoform X2 produces MAKAEQGAYSSPSIASIMSTGRGGRTKRRSRSCLAGSEAPARMAAVVLGGDTMGPERIFPNQTEELGPHQGPPEGTGDWSSEEPEEEQEETGAGPAGYSYQPLNQEPEQEEVELAPVGDGEDVVADIQDRIQALGLHLPDPPLESEDEEEEGATGLSNHSSIPMDPEHVELVKRTMAGVSLPAPGVPAWAREISDAQWEDVVQKALQARQGAPAWK; encoded by the exons ATGGCAAAGGCGGAACAAGGGGCGTACTCCTCGCCCTCGATCGCGTCAATCATGAgcacggggcggggcgggaggacCAAGCGCCGGAGTAGGTCCTGCCTCGCCGGAAGTGAAG CCCCTGCCCGGATGGCAGCAGTAGTTTTAGGGGGAGACACCATGGGCCCCGAGCGTATCTTCCCCAACCAGACTGAGGAACTAGGGCCGCATCAGGGCCCTCCGGAAGGCACTGGGGATTGGAGCAGCGAGGAGCctgaggaagagcaggaggaaaCGGGGGCAGGCCCAGCTGGTTACTCCTATCAGCCCCTGAACCAAGAGCCTGAACAAGAGGAGGTGGAGCTGGCACCGGTGGGGGATGGAGAAGATGTAGTTGCTGATATTCAGGATCGGATCCAG GCCCTGGGGCTTCATTTGCCAGATCCACCATTAGAGAGcgaggatgaagaggaggagggagctaCAGGATTGAGCAACCACAGCTCTATTCCCATGGACCCGG AACATGTGGAGCTGGTGAAAAGGACAATGGCTGGAGTAAGCCTGCCTGCGCCAGGGGTTCCGGCCTGGGCTCGGGAGATATCAGATGCCCAGTGGGAAGATGTGGTACAGAAGGCCCTCCAAGCCCGGCAGGGGGCCCCAGCCTGGAAGTGA